A genomic region of Exiguobacterium sp. Helios contains the following coding sequences:
- a CDS encoding GNAT family N-acetyltransferase: MNIRAMTATDYPEVGRIYKQGIKTQNATFRTEVPSFDYWNAHHHLHSRLVAEEDLKVLGWVAISPFSSIPAYRGVAEVSLYIDEDARGKGIGTALMQALIEASEAAGIWTLHSQIFPENTASLKLHQRFGFREVGRRERIGQLAGVWRDTILLERRSQI; this comes from the coding sequence ATGAATATACGGGCAATGACCGCAACCGATTATCCGGAGGTCGGTCGGATTTACAAACAGGGGATAAAGACGCAGAATGCGACGTTTCGAACGGAAGTACCATCGTTTGATTACTGGAATGCCCATCATCACCTGCACAGCCGGCTGGTGGCGGAAGAAGACTTGAAGGTGCTCGGTTGGGTCGCCATCAGTCCGTTTTCATCGATTCCCGCCTATCGAGGAGTAGCGGAAGTCAGTCTTTATATTGACGAAGATGCACGCGGCAAAGGAATCGGCACCGCATTGATGCAGGCTCTCATCGAAGCGAGTGAAGCGGCTGGCATCTGGACGCTGCATTCGCAAATCTTTCCGGAAAACACGGCCAGTTTGAAACTTCATCAACGGTTTGGTTTCCGGGAAGTCGGCCGGCGGGAACGGATTGGACAATTGGCAGGAGTTTGGCGGGATACGATTTTACTGGAGCGCAGAAGTCAGATTTAA